Proteins found in one Agaribacterium sp. ZY112 genomic segment:
- a CDS encoding heme NO-binding domain-containing protein: MKGAVFIALNELVESQYGLEAWETLLNKVEPKCGGVYVSTEDYPDTDVQLFVEEISALLQRPSTEVTRIFGHFLFSELNTKYPIFSQQCSELFEFLDSIEKVIHKEVRKLYDNPSLPSLTCNRISTNKLKIEYRSPRKLCYLAEGLVQGASEHYQTPISLEHSSCMHKGDEHCCFLIQKIDNNH, from the coding sequence ATGAAAGGCGCTGTATTTATTGCACTTAATGAGCTTGTTGAAAGCCAATATGGATTAGAAGCTTGGGAAACTCTACTCAACAAAGTAGAACCAAAATGTGGTGGTGTTTATGTATCAACTGAAGACTACCCCGATACCGATGTACAGTTATTTGTTGAAGAGATATCAGCGCTATTACAACGCCCATCAACAGAGGTAACGAGGATATTTGGCCACTTTCTATTTAGTGAGCTAAACACAAAGTACCCAATTTTTTCGCAACAATGCAGCGAGTTATTTGAGTTTTTAGATAGCATAGAAAAAGTCATTCATAAAGAGGTCAGAAAGTTGTATGACAACCCTTCCCTTCCCTCTCTAACTTGCAATCGTATCTCGACCAATAAGCTAAAAATTGAATATCGTTCACCCAGAAAACTTTGCTACCTTGCAGAGGGGCTTGTTCAAGGCGCCAGCGAACATTACCAAACCCCCATATCCTTGGAGCACAGCAGCTGTATGCATAAGGGGGATGAGCATTGCTGTTTTCTGATTCAAAAAATCGATAATAACCACTAG
- a CDS encoding HD domain-containing phosphohydrolase yields the protein MTTMQQSEQSHRPKILFVDDERAILKSLERFARSQNWDVTVKGSGAEAIASAEDTDFDLIVSDMRMPEMSGAELLQTFEKQHPRTVRILLTGFSDMDTLGSAINDSHVYNYLTKPWDETHLVSVIDEALQFRRVEKERDEAEAQTKTKNIKLSKLALLLDKQVKERSMEVSQALNLLQISHDKSREALFESVSVINRILEWKEGRAHGQSEFVTHYAVKMAKQLQFSDTDVESVHLAALMHRVGLLALPDEIRKKPIYALSKEELNTYKQYPLWGERSISHASQLKSIAKIVRHHREYINGNGYPDGLCDKEIPVAAQIVGLVSDFYDAYSGQIDKNIQGVEAAKTYIKEWAGRRHDVNLVDIFWQVLEDFCDTSLQTCVLSTNDLKPGMILSENIHSKNNSLLLAKDTVINEAQINKLIEYEQSYREVFEITIRIPETLNLGVE from the coding sequence ATGACGACTATGCAACAGAGTGAACAATCTCATCGACCCAAGATCTTATTTGTTGATGACGAGCGAGCCATTTTAAAATCGCTTGAGCGTTTTGCTCGCTCTCAGAACTGGGATGTTACGGTAAAAGGCTCCGGTGCAGAGGCCATAGCATCGGCAGAAGACACTGATTTTGACCTTATCGTTTCAGATATGAGAATGCCTGAGATGAGTGGTGCTGAGCTCTTGCAAACCTTTGAAAAGCAACACCCAAGAACCGTGCGTATCTTACTCACAGGGTTTAGTGACATGGATACCTTGGGCTCGGCAATCAATGACAGCCATGTCTATAACTATCTCACCAAGCCTTGGGATGAAACGCATCTTGTTAGCGTCATTGATGAAGCCTTGCAATTCAGACGCGTAGAAAAGGAACGCGATGAAGCAGAAGCACAGACCAAAACCAAAAACATAAAATTAAGCAAGCTTGCTTTGCTGCTAGACAAACAAGTCAAAGAGCGATCAATGGAGGTCAGCCAAGCGCTTAATCTTCTGCAAATCTCTCACGACAAGTCACGCGAAGCCTTATTTGAGTCAGTATCAGTAATAAACAGGATACTTGAATGGAAAGAAGGCCGAGCCCATGGACAAAGCGAATTTGTTACCCATTACGCGGTAAAGATGGCAAAGCAACTTCAGTTTAGCGATACGGATGTTGAATCCGTTCACTTAGCAGCCTTAATGCATCGAGTTGGCCTTTTAGCCCTGCCCGATGAAATCAGAAAAAAACCAATCTACGCGCTGTCTAAAGAGGAGCTGAATACGTATAAACAATATCCCTTGTGGGGGGAGCGAAGCATTAGCCATGCAAGTCAGTTAAAAAGCATTGCGAAGATTGTTCGCCACCACCGTGAATACATTAATGGCAATGGCTACCCTGATGGATTGTGCGACAAAGAGATACCGGTAGCAGCACAAATAGTCGGCCTAGTGAGTGATTTTTATGATGCCTATTCAGGCCAAATAGACAAGAACATACAAGGAGTAGAAGCAGCCAAGACTTATATAAAAGAATGGGCTGGGCGCCGACATGACGTGAACTTAGTGGATATTTTTTGGCAAGTGCTCGAAGATTTTTGTGATACATCCCTACAAACTTGCGTACTTTCAACCAATGACTTAAAACCAGGCATGATACTTAGTGAAAATATCCACTCAAAAAATAACAGCCTACTTTTAGCAAAAGACACGGTGATTAATGAGGCACAGATTAATAAACTTATTGAATATGAACAAAGCTATCGCGAGGTATTTGAAATCACCATCCGTATACCTGAAACATTAAACCTTGGGGTCGAATAA
- a CDS encoding sensor histidine kinase: MSSTDYKAAYLRQKEARIKAEQLLEDRSRELYDSNQTLIKAYDKLKKTNAKLLHQEKLASIGQLSAGVAHEINNPAGYVKSNLNSLTRYICSVSDYLVEIEKLSSQQEASAEQVVKLKEEYDIDYIMGDLKEILDDSLEGMERVASIVQSLKDFARPDTEESEAYDINHCIDNTLKLVNNEIKYKAEINIQYGQLPMVVGQAGNMGQVILNLLMNAAQAIENRGTITIQTEFIDQYVNIKITDTGTGIPKDIQSRIFDPFFTTKKVGDGTGLGLSIVHSIIKKQGGDIHIQSEVNKGTEFNISLPVEGPQP, translated from the coding sequence ATGTCGTCTACAGACTACAAAGCAGCCTATCTCCGCCAAAAAGAGGCCCGCATTAAGGCAGAGCAGCTATTAGAAGACCGATCTAGAGAGCTATACGACTCCAACCAAACATTGATCAAAGCTTATGACAAATTAAAAAAAACCAATGCCAAATTATTACATCAAGAAAAACTAGCATCTATTGGCCAACTCAGTGCGGGTGTCGCACATGAAATTAATAACCCCGCTGGCTATGTCAAGAGCAACCTCAATTCCTTAACCCGCTATATATGTTCTGTCTCAGACTATTTAGTCGAAATAGAAAAGCTTAGCAGCCAACAAGAAGCGTCGGCCGAACAAGTAGTCAAGCTTAAAGAAGAGTACGACATTGACTACATTATGGGTGACTTAAAAGAAATCCTCGATGACTCTTTAGAAGGCATGGAACGAGTCGCTAGCATTGTGCAATCGCTGAAGGACTTTGCACGGCCCGATACCGAAGAAAGTGAAGCTTACGACATTAATCATTGCATAGATAACACCTTAAAACTGGTCAACAATGAAATAAAATACAAAGCCGAGATCAACATTCAATACGGTCAATTGCCCATGGTTGTAGGGCAAGCTGGTAACATGGGGCAAGTGATTCTAAACCTATTAATGAATGCTGCGCAAGCTATTGAAAATCGAGGCACCATCACAATCCAAACTGAGTTTATAGATCAGTACGTCAATATCAAAATCACTGATACAGGCACAGGTATCCCCAAAGACATACAAAGTAGAATATTTGATCCCTTTTTCACTACCAAAAAAGTCGGTGATGGCACAGGTCTGGGCCTATCGATTGTGCATAGCATTATCAAAAAACAAGGTGGAGATATTCATATACAAAGTGAGGTAAATAAAGGCACAGAGTTCAACATTAGCCTGCCGGTAGAGGGCCCTCAACCTTAA
- a CDS encoding LruC domain-containing protein — protein sequence MRLLAFITVSFWGFALFTDVGAESFDECPSSAYLIQGSNAQMYGVNLATGFYQGLSDDLGTTSKINAIGFNIHDQYIYGYGSGWRSLIRIDRHFQASPITTTNTPDTNFYVGDVSLTHNRYYAYRPGASYGLYYVDLDPNADAYLRYQRVVDGHTLNLAIYDFAFHPSQNALYSVDRNGFLTSIDPDTGDFTRINNVGESGTFGAVYFDSSEYFYISRNSDGYIFRIDLKAESPSAEFFAFGPHSNNNDGARCAISDIISEEDSVDFGNAPASYGSDIESNGARHEISDHLYLGSSIGGEDDGIEFVTNIEPGLNAVVVADVEGAGVINAWADWNQNGTFEESELFVDDKPASSGSNFILIEVPSNAIAGETWVRFRYSSLANIGANGGVSDGEVEDSLIDVVESGSSVMHYPSKKGFVTVAFEDNWPELGDYDMNDVVMALQTSQYSNSEQDVIRYEIHGQLLALGGGYHNGFAIQLDGISSASIDQSGSELFINGIKTEFVSLEDNAPFEDAVFIISNDLKSAVSVESGCTFYRTEMGCEQLETNTEFSFDLLVTLQVPIDISLAPKGVLNPFIFASPGLYHGDTFETAPGRSLEIHLKNKGVSARFNTDFWGLSEDRSNQSGLSFLTENGLPWALEIPGLWSHPVERRDLLQAYPKFQQFVESNAAASKDWYLNTSSNSEHIIDNNLE from the coding sequence ATGCGTTTGTTGGCTTTTATTACGGTTTCATTTTGGGGCTTTGCTCTGTTTACCGATGTTGGTGCGGAGTCTTTTGATGAATGCCCAAGTAGTGCTTATTTAATTCAAGGCTCTAATGCTCAGATGTATGGTGTTAATCTGGCAACGGGTTTCTATCAAGGCTTATCTGATGATTTAGGAACGACATCTAAGATCAATGCCATTGGTTTTAATATTCATGATCAATACATTTATGGCTATGGTAGTGGTTGGCGTTCACTCATTCGAATTGATCGACATTTCCAAGCCAGTCCGATTACTACGACTAATACACCCGACACTAATTTTTATGTTGGTGATGTCTCCTTAACTCATAACCGGTACTACGCTTATCGCCCAGGTGCGAGTTATGGCTTGTATTATGTTGATTTAGACCCCAATGCGGATGCTTATTTGCGTTATCAGAGGGTGGTTGACGGTCATACTCTCAATCTGGCTATTTACGATTTTGCCTTTCATCCGAGTCAAAATGCCCTCTATTCGGTTGATCGTAATGGTTTTCTGACATCGATTGACCCTGACACAGGCGACTTCACGCGCATTAACAATGTCGGTGAGTCGGGCACCTTTGGCGCGGTTTATTTTGATTCCTCCGAATACTTCTACATCAGCAGGAACTCGGATGGCTATATTTTTCGCATTGACCTTAAAGCGGAATCACCCTCAGCTGAATTTTTTGCATTTGGACCTCATTCAAACAATAACGATGGTGCCAGATGCGCGATATCAGACATCATCTCAGAGGAGGACAGCGTAGATTTTGGTAATGCTCCTGCCAGTTATGGTTCTGATATTGAATCTAACGGTGCGCGCCATGAAATCAGTGACCACTTATATCTCGGCTCCAGTATTGGTGGTGAAGATGATGGTATTGAGTTTGTCACTAATATCGAACCGGGTTTGAATGCTGTTGTTGTAGCGGATGTAGAAGGTGCTGGGGTCATTAATGCATGGGCCGATTGGAACCAAAATGGCACCTTTGAAGAGTCAGAATTATTTGTCGATGACAAGCCCGCAAGCAGTGGCAGTAACTTTATTCTTATCGAGGTTCCAAGCAATGCTATAGCCGGTGAAACATGGGTTCGATTTCGTTATTCCAGCTTGGCAAATATTGGAGCTAACGGCGGTGTATCAGATGGGGAAGTAGAAGACTCCCTCATTGATGTTGTCGAGTCTGGCAGCTCTGTTATGCATTACCCCTCGAAGAAAGGTTTTGTCACCGTAGCCTTTGAAGATAACTGGCCTGAGCTAGGTGATTACGATATGAATGATGTCGTCATGGCTCTTCAAACAAGCCAGTACAGTAATAGCGAGCAAGATGTAATACGTTATGAAATTCATGGTCAGTTATTAGCGCTAGGAGGAGGCTACCATAACGGTTTTGCTATTCAGTTAGACGGTATCAGTAGTGCATCCATTGATCAGTCTGGGTCTGAATTATTTATTAATGGCATTAAGACGGAGTTTGTTTCTCTTGAGGATAACGCCCCGTTTGAAGATGCGGTCTTTATTATTTCTAATGACCTAAAAAGCGCTGTTTCAGTAGAGAGTGGTTGTACTTTCTACCGTACTGAGATGGGCTGCGAGCAGCTAGAAACGAATACTGAATTCAGCTTTGATTTACTTGTTACTTTGCAAGTACCTATCGATATATCTCTTGCCCCGAAAGGTGTTTTAAATCCCTTTATTTTTGCAAGCCCCGGTCTTTATCACGGTGATACTTTTGAAACCGCACCTGGGCGTTCTTTAGAGATTCACCTTAAGAATAAAGGTGTTTCTGCTCGCTTTAATACCGATTTTTGGGGCTTATCTGAAGATCGATCTAACCAAAGTGGTCTGAGTTTTTTGACCGAAAACGGCTTGCCTTGGGCTTTAGAAATACCAGGGCTTTGGTCACATCCGGTTGAGCGACGAGACTTATTGCAGGCTTACCCCAAGTTTCAGCAGTTTGTTGAATCCAATGCTGCTGCTTCAAAGGATTGGTATCTAAATACAAGCAGCAATAGCGAACACATTATTGATAATAACTTGGAGTAG
- the galE gene encoding UDP-glucose 4-epimerase GalE produces MNILVTGGAGYIGSHTLVELLNDGHKVVVVDNYSNSSEEPLRRVEKITEKKITRYEVDILDKQALYNVFQQHKFDAVIHFAGLKAVGESAELPLKYYINNISGTLTLCEVMGEMNVKRLVFSSSATVYGEPQRVPIDESFPTSATNPYGRSKLTVEEILHDLGASDDSWNITLLRYFNPVGAHPSGLIGEDPKGTPNNLMPYISQVAVGIRAQLGVFGDDYNTKDGTGVRDYIHVVDLARGHVSAINNKKHKHGVLTLNLGTGNGYSVLDMINTFERISGNKIPYKIIARRPGDVAECYSDPSRAYIQIGWKAKHGLDDMISDGWRWQSQNPRGYC; encoded by the coding sequence ATGAATATTTTAGTAACAGGTGGTGCGGGATACATTGGTAGCCATACCTTGGTGGAGCTTCTTAATGATGGTCACAAGGTTGTTGTGGTTGATAACTACTCTAACTCATCGGAAGAGCCTTTAAGGAGAGTTGAAAAAATAACTGAAAAAAAGATTACTCGTTACGAAGTGGACATTCTAGATAAGCAGGCCTTATATAATGTATTTCAACAACATAAATTTGATGCGGTGATTCACTTTGCTGGTTTAAAAGCTGTGGGTGAATCCGCTGAGTTGCCTCTGAAATATTATATAAATAATATTTCGGGCACATTAACCTTGTGTGAAGTAATGGGTGAAATGAACGTTAAAAGACTGGTTTTTAGCTCCTCTGCAACGGTTTATGGTGAGCCTCAGCGTGTTCCTATTGATGAGTCTTTTCCTACTTCTGCAACCAATCCCTATGGCCGATCAAAACTTACAGTTGAAGAAATATTACACGACTTAGGTGCAAGCGATGATAGCTGGAATATTACACTGTTGCGTTATTTTAACCCTGTAGGTGCTCATCCGAGTGGTTTAATAGGGGAGGACCCAAAAGGCACACCTAATAACTTGATGCCTTATATTTCACAGGTGGCTGTTGGCATAAGAGCACAGCTTGGGGTTTTTGGCGATGACTACAATACAAAAGATGGAACGGGTGTGAGGGATTATATTCATGTGGTTGATTTAGCACGAGGGCATGTGAGTGCCATTAATAATAAAAAACATAAGCACGGCGTTTTGACACTTAATCTTGGTACCGGCAATGGTTATTCTGTATTGGATATGATTAATACCTTTGAACGTATTAGTGGTAATAAAATACCCTATAAAATCATTGCTAGAAGGCCTGGAGATGTCGCTGAATGTTATTCAGACCCTAGCAGGGCTTATATTCAAATTGGTTGGAAGGCCAAGCATGGGCTTGATGATATGATTTCCGATGGTTGGCGTTGGCAGAGCCAAAATCCACGAGGTTATTGTTAG
- a CDS encoding sigma-54-dependent transcriptional regulator has product MSKTPSVLLVEDSPSLAEVYKQYLSKEDIALLTATCGLEAIEMAERYQPQLVLLDLKLPDMPGEDVLSHIKKIDNDCVVIIITAYGSVDIAVDLMRLGAQDFLQKPIDAARLLTTVNNSLENIKLKSLVADLSENFNRDHFHGFIGSSMPMQAVYKTIEAASSSSATIFITGESGTGKEVCAEAIHKQSARSSEAFIALNCGAIPKDLMESEIFGHVKGAFTGASSDRKGAASLANNGTLFLDEIGEMDLDLQTKLLRFIQSGVIKKVGGSKEEKLNVRFICATNRDPLTQVAEGTFREDLYYRLNVVPIHLPALRERNGDIVKIAQHFLKLYAKEDGKKFKRLGQEVKQLMNTYAWPGNVRQLQNIIRNVVVLNNAEVVELNHLPPPLSPISNTAALKPSKHQAVPLPSSTAEYAASSQESDSAGEYHLENHQALNKQQNIQTDLKVNEHDKPHFIVRPLAEVERETIEQTIQHCDGNIPKAAALLEVSPSTIYRKKQQWH; this is encoded by the coding sequence GTGAGTAAAACGCCCAGTGTACTTTTAGTTGAAGACTCGCCCTCCTTAGCTGAAGTATATAAACAGTACTTAAGTAAAGAAGACATAGCCTTATTAACAGCCACCTGTGGTTTAGAGGCTATTGAAATGGCCGAGCGCTATCAACCTCAGCTAGTCTTATTGGATTTAAAACTACCGGATATGCCAGGCGAAGACGTACTCAGCCACATAAAGAAAATAGACAATGACTGTGTTGTTATCATCATTACCGCTTACGGCAGTGTTGATATAGCCGTCGACCTCATGCGCTTAGGTGCCCAAGACTTCCTACAAAAACCCATCGACGCTGCGCGCCTATTAACAACGGTTAACAACAGCTTAGAAAACATCAAACTTAAATCCCTAGTCGCAGATTTAAGTGAAAACTTTAACCGCGATCACTTCCATGGCTTTATCGGCTCATCCATGCCCATGCAAGCGGTCTATAAGACCATCGAAGCCGCATCATCGAGCTCAGCCACCATATTTATCACCGGTGAGAGCGGTACAGGTAAAGAGGTTTGCGCCGAAGCCATTCACAAACAAAGTGCGCGCTCGAGTGAAGCGTTTATCGCCCTTAATTGTGGCGCCATTCCCAAAGATCTAATGGAAAGCGAAATTTTCGGCCATGTAAAAGGCGCCTTTACCGGTGCCTCCAGTGACCGTAAGGGGGCCGCTTCACTTGCGAATAACGGCACACTGTTTTTAGATGAAATAGGCGAGATGGACCTTGATCTGCAAACCAAACTACTGCGCTTTATTCAATCCGGCGTGATTAAAAAGGTCGGAGGTAGCAAAGAAGAAAAACTCAATGTGCGTTTTATCTGTGCAACCAATAGAGACCCTCTTACACAAGTGGCCGAAGGTACGTTTAGAGAAGACCTCTACTACCGCCTCAATGTCGTGCCAATACACCTACCGGCTTTACGTGAACGAAATGGAGACATTGTCAAAATAGCCCAACACTTTCTCAAACTTTACGCCAAAGAGGATGGAAAAAAGTTTAAGCGCCTAGGGCAAGAAGTAAAACAGCTTATGAATACCTACGCCTGGCCTGGCAACGTACGTCAATTACAAAACATTATTCGTAATGTCGTGGTACTTAATAACGCAGAAGTCGTTGAGCTAAACCACCTACCCCCACCATTAAGCCCTATCAGCAACACAGCAGCGCTCAAGCCAAGCAAGCATCAGGCTGTGCCATTGCCAAGCTCCACAGCCGAGTACGCAGCTTCATCACAAGAGTCAGATTCAGCAGGTGAGTATCATCTAGAAAACCATCAAGCTCTCAATAAGCAGCAAAACATACAGACTGACCTTAAGGTAAACGAGCATGACAAACCCCACTTCATCGTCCGCCCGTTAGCTGAAGTTGAACGAGAGACCATCGAACAAACCATTCAACACTGCGATGGGAACATTCCCAAAGCTGCCGCGTTATTGGAAGTTAGCCCCTCGACAATCTATCGAAAAAAACAGCAGTGGCATTAG
- a CDS encoding glycosyltransferase family 4 protein — MPAAHPVCLVLDSARYGGIEAHVAQLASGLNANRIAVLVVFLNDYRERVGPHPLIDFLEKEQLDYKVLDGRFSSLKRLIKTLPVLLCHAHGYKAGIYSRMACLKHQTPCITTYHAGEKPKGKLKLYDLIDRVTARLNTHSTAVSEEIARRVYGPCHQLNNFINVDNVKPSGGNKIGFVGRLSEEKAPQTFVSLAASFPDYQFDLFGDGPLRESLEQNLSANCQLHGHVNMEQHWQRLEYLVICSRFEGLPLCLLEAMARGIIVISYDLGQIGKVIQNEINGFIVQTGNPSQLKSTLNKALLLDQQQKDEIRKQAIQSIYQHYSRQAVLPQYVSQYQVSLNKHASKPQQTKGSNAKGSNAIKLLNPANSTTPLNPDIANMPTATNQSKQGITVLFVHFGEDWIRGSEVCLINLVSSIHKYNVTPIVWCNSKTLKKELIKRGISVIQQPFTVLLGWEKPKFNLSGFFKQIKQGAILIKEHRIDVVHSNGGAPNQWMLIAARKTSTPIVTQLHAPYIARDRATLSLRDPDIIVGVSQAVIEPFLSPYKRPKALNRKSGSQIREPLLYEKKNHQGDNGCSKAKSTKTNKYRVIYNGIDLSKYSEAQTSQLNIRNKLGIKHDSFVIASVGSLIHRKGFDLLIKAVYRLRSEEKVNAELIIIGDGEESNKLKKLCSTLKLTPYIHFLGERNDVNQILSSNIDVFASGARDEAFGLVLAEAGAAGLAAVAPAVGGIAEVIEHDKSGLLVAPNSHKELSHSLLKLHRYPALRKKMGTYAKTRCFSQFSLERNTQNFYVIYKSLHTQYQKPSLVERIHTYLSPLISIINLKLTRLLEG; from the coding sequence ATGCCTGCAGCACACCCCGTTTGCCTTGTTTTGGACTCAGCTCGATACGGCGGAATTGAAGCACATGTCGCTCAGCTAGCATCAGGCCTAAATGCCAATCGTATCGCTGTACTGGTCGTGTTTTTAAATGACTACCGTGAGCGTGTTGGCCCGCATCCTTTAATCGACTTTCTCGAAAAAGAGCAGCTCGATTACAAGGTACTAGATGGACGCTTTTCCAGCCTTAAGCGATTAATTAAAACGCTGCCCGTACTGCTTTGCCACGCACATGGCTATAAAGCGGGGATCTATTCACGCATGGCTTGTTTAAAGCATCAAACACCATGTATTACCACCTATCACGCAGGTGAAAAACCCAAAGGAAAACTAAAACTCTACGATCTAATCGATCGCGTCACGGCAAGACTTAACACCCACAGCACGGCTGTTTCAGAAGAAATCGCAAGACGTGTTTATGGCCCCTGCCATCAGCTCAATAATTTCATTAATGTGGATAATGTCAAACCGAGCGGTGGAAACAAGATCGGTTTTGTGGGCCGTTTAAGTGAAGAGAAAGCGCCTCAAACATTTGTATCCTTAGCCGCTTCGTTTCCTGATTATCAGTTTGACCTATTTGGAGATGGTCCTCTGCGTGAATCACTAGAGCAGAACCTAAGTGCCAATTGCCAGCTCCATGGCCATGTAAACATGGAGCAGCACTGGCAAAGATTAGAATACCTTGTGATTTGCTCACGCTTTGAAGGTTTGCCACTGTGCTTATTAGAAGCCATGGCTCGGGGTATTATTGTTATAAGTTACGACTTAGGACAAATAGGAAAAGTAATACAAAACGAGATCAACGGTTTTATTGTACAAACAGGAAACCCTAGCCAATTAAAAAGCACATTAAACAAAGCCTTATTACTTGATCAACAGCAAAAGGATGAAATCAGAAAACAAGCCATACAAAGTATCTATCAACACTATTCAAGGCAGGCAGTCCTGCCCCAGTATGTGTCCCAGTATCAAGTAAGCCTCAATAAGCATGCATCTAAGCCTCAACAAACTAAGGGTTCAAATGCAAAGGGTTCAAATGCAATTAAGCTCTTAAATCCTGCAAACTCGACCACGCCCCTTAATCCAGACATAGCTAACATGCCAACAGCAACAAACCAAAGCAAGCAAGGCATAACCGTCTTATTTGTTCATTTTGGTGAAGATTGGATTCGCGGAAGCGAAGTATGCTTAATTAATTTAGTAAGTAGCATTCATAAGTACAACGTCACCCCGATTGTTTGGTGTAACTCTAAAACACTTAAGAAGGAGTTAATCAAGCGAGGTATTAGTGTTATTCAGCAGCCCTTTACCGTACTGCTTGGCTGGGAAAAGCCTAAATTTAACCTTAGCGGTTTCTTTAAACAAATAAAACAAGGCGCCATACTAATTAAAGAGCACCGCATTGACGTAGTACATAGCAATGGTGGTGCACCAAATCAGTGGATGCTTATTGCTGCACGAAAAACATCGACCCCTATAGTCACACAACTCCATGCACCCTATATCGCAAGGGATAGAGCCACCCTTTCATTGCGTGACCCAGATATTATAGTGGGGGTTAGTCAGGCAGTCATTGAACCTTTTCTGTCCCCCTATAAACGGCCAAAGGCACTTAATAGAAAATCAGGATCACAAATAAGAGAGCCACTACTGTACGAGAAAAAGAATCATCAAGGTGACAATGGGTGTTCAAAAGCAAAGTCCACAAAAACGAATAAATATCGAGTTATTTACAACGGAATCGATCTATCTAAGTATTCAGAAGCTCAAACAAGTCAATTAAACATTCGCAATAAGCTGGGCATTAAACACGATAGCTTTGTGATTGCTTCTGTTGGCTCTCTTATTCATAGAAAGGGTTTTGATCTATTAATAAAAGCCGTTTACAGATTAAGATCCGAAGAAAAAGTAAACGCTGAACTAATCATTATTGGCGATGGCGAAGAGAGCAACAAACTGAAAAAACTATGCTCTACCCTAAAACTAACCCCCTATATACACTTCTTAGGCGAGCGTAACGATGTCAATCAGATCCTGAGTTCAAATATTGATGTGTTTGCTTCTGGAGCTCGTGACGAGGCTTTTGGCTTAGTCCTAGCTGAAGCAGGAGCAGCAGGTCTTGCAGCAGTTGCTCCGGCCGTTGGTGGCATAGCCGAAGTCATTGAACACGACAAAAGCGGTTTACTTGTTGCCCCTAATTCACATAAAGAGCTAAGCCATTCCTTGCTTAAACTACATAGATACCCCGCTCTTAGAAAAAAAATGGGGACTTATGCAAAGACACGCTGTTTTAGTCAATTCTCATTAGAACGCAACACCCAAAACTTTTATGTCATCTATAAAAGTTTACACACTCAATACCAAAAGCCATCCCTAGTGGAACGCATACATACTTATTTAAGCCCTCTCATCTCCATCATCAACTTAAAGCTAACACGACTCTTAGAGGGATAA